The Microbacterium sufflavum genome contains a region encoding:
- a CDS encoding helix-turn-helix domain-containing protein has protein sequence MSVYDHDVITRARIVRERLAQLRLHQTGERQRLHALALHELLDEGYSTREAGELLGLSRTFVHRAASGPAEPPEERPEFDEIDAAVEQFVLR, from the coding sequence GTGTCTGTCTACGACCACGACGTCATCACCCGCGCTCGGATCGTCCGTGAGCGCCTGGCGCAGCTGCGGTTGCATCAGACGGGGGAGCGGCAGCGCCTCCACGCGCTCGCCCTGCATGAACTCCTCGATGAGGGGTACTCGACGCGAGAGGCCGGCGAACTGCTCGGCCTGTCACGCACGTTCGTCCACCGGGCCGCGTCCGGGCCAGCGGAACCGCCCGAGGAGCGCCCCGAGTTCGACGAAATCGACGCCGCCGTGGAGCAATTCGTCCTCCGCTGA